A single window of Hyla sarda isolate aHylSar1 chromosome 2, aHylSar1.hap1, whole genome shotgun sequence DNA harbors:
- the LOC130356544 gene encoding E3 SUMO-protein ligase ZBED1-like gives MSEVFRPIQDFTDALSEERYVSVSYVKPVLYLFNTTILAEEDNNTELTKDVKRNILAYLNEKSSTDDQLNITSFLDPRYRTTYTKERKSQTRNFQSTRRDQVTKGSTAGPSIRACCSARGKKDKYLVQLFKKAQHQQHGQHR, from the exons ATGTCAGAG GTATTTAGGCCAATTCAGGACTTTACAGATGCCTTGTCTGAAGAGCGGTATGTCAGTGTGTCCTACGTCAAGCCAGTACTTTATCTGTTCAACACCACCATTCTTGCTGAGGAAGACAACAATACTGAACTAACCAAGGATGTGAAAAGAAACATTCTAGCCTACTTGAACGAGAAATCCAGCACAGATGACCAGCTCAATATCACATCTTTCCTTGATCCACGATACAGAACAACCtatacaaaagaaagaaaaagtcaAACACGTAATTTCCAGAGCACTCGAAGAGATCAAGTCACTAAAGGATCAACAGCAGGCCCCTCCATCAGGGCCTGTTGCTCCGCAAGAGGAAAAAAGGATAAATACCTTGTCCAGCTATTTAAAAAAGCACAGCACCAGCAGCATGGGCAACACCGGTGA